Proteins from a genomic interval of Candidatus Dormiibacterota bacterium:
- a CDS encoding PLP-dependent aminotransferase family protein, with the protein MAKIGWSGLQPDLDRESIVPLYRQLYEHLREAILAGTLPESTRLPPERSMAEQLGVNRSTVVHAYRELVADGLIEQRVGSGSRVVPQLRGGQPERAAGVPWWVTLPPWRVGEFPNILGELAAKQEPGRISFVQGVAPDQPSPLGELAQSFERVARDPRFILSYGDSEGYEPLRAAIASRMNAQGASSIEPRSIIVLTGSTQGIMIVAQSLAEPGDEIIVESPSYPGALQIFQICGLRAIPVPVDDEGMRVDHVEAILRTRRPRFIYTMPSLHNPTNATMNADRRERLVTIAKRSGVPIIEDDPYGPLLREPVTPLVALAPDHVVYLSTFSKTIAPSLRVGWLAAPRTILERLLLRKQAYDMATSLYVQAAIVDYLERGYDAHVAQLRDELLLRRGLADRAIAAEWPSTFRVSPASGGFYVWVTTPRDIRARALLDASERLGASFLFGEAFFANSGGDHNFRLALTAVTRDEIGEGIGRIGRAVASLKP; encoded by the coding sequence ATGGCGAAAATTGGATGGAGCGGCCTGCAGCCGGACCTCGATCGAGAGTCGATCGTGCCGTTATACCGCCAGCTCTACGAACATTTGCGCGAGGCAATTCTGGCGGGAACCCTGCCGGAATCTACACGATTGCCCCCCGAACGTTCGATGGCCGAGCAGTTGGGCGTCAATCGGAGCACGGTCGTCCACGCCTACCGCGAACTCGTTGCGGACGGATTGATCGAGCAACGGGTCGGATCCGGATCGCGCGTGGTGCCTCAGCTTCGCGGCGGCCAGCCCGAGCGGGCGGCCGGTGTGCCGTGGTGGGTGACCCTGCCGCCCTGGAGGGTGGGCGAATTTCCAAACATCTTGGGCGAGCTAGCCGCTAAGCAAGAGCCCGGGCGCATATCGTTCGTTCAAGGCGTCGCTCCCGACCAGCCGTCGCCGTTGGGGGAACTCGCGCAGTCGTTCGAGCGGGTCGCGCGCGATCCGCGCTTCATTCTTTCGTACGGCGATTCGGAAGGCTACGAACCGCTGCGCGCGGCGATCGCTTCTCGGATGAACGCGCAGGGCGCTTCCTCGATCGAGCCCAGAAGCATTATCGTGCTGACGGGCTCGACCCAAGGCATCATGATCGTCGCGCAGAGCTTGGCCGAACCCGGCGACGAAATCATCGTCGAATCTCCCTCGTATCCCGGCGCGCTGCAAATCTTTCAGATCTGCGGCTTGCGCGCGATTCCGGTCCCGGTGGACGATGAGGGCATGCGCGTCGATCACGTCGAGGCGATCTTGCGCACGCGGCGCCCGCGCTTCATCTACACGATGCCCTCGCTGCATAATCCCACCAATGCGACGATGAACGCCGACCGTCGAGAGCGGTTGGTGACGATCGCCAAACGCTCGGGCGTGCCGATCATCGAAGACGATCCCTACGGTCCCCTTTTGCGCGAGCCGGTCACCCCGTTGGTGGCTCTGGCTCCCGACCACGTCGTCTATCTATCGACGTTCTCGAAGACGATCGCGCCGAGCTTGCGCGTGGGGTGGCTGGCGGCGCCGCGCACGATTCTGGAACGGTTGCTGCTGCGCAAACAGGCATACGATATGGCGACGAGTCTCTACGTCCAAGCCGCAATCGTGGATTATCTCGAACGCGGATACGACGCGCACGTGGCGCAGCTTCGCGACGAATTGTTACTGCGAAGAGGTCTGGCCGATCGGGCGATCGCCGCGGAGTGGCCTTCGACGTTTCGCGTTAGCCCGGCTTCGGGCGGTTTTTACGTGTGGGTAACCACGCCGCGCGACATTCGCGCGCGCGCGCTGCTGGATGCATCCGAACGCCTCGGAGCGTCGTTTTTGTTCGGCGAAGCGTTTTTCGCGAACTCGGGGGGCGATCACAATTTTCGCCTAGCGCTGACGGCCGTCACGCGCGACGAGATCGGCGAAGGCATCGGGCGCATAGGCCGTGCAGTCGCCTCCTTGAAACCGTGA
- a CDS encoding A/G-specific adenine glycosylase, translating to MTRLQRRLLRWYRNSGRAELPWRTTRDPYFTLVSECMLQQTQVDRVVPAFVAFIERFPTLAALASASTADVLRMWRGLGYNSRAVRLHAVAQAVARDYLGEMPSDPNALRALPGIGPYTAAAIRAFAFDIDDAPVDTNIKRIVHRLFYGIEYPIRAREPQLAAHAQALVPPGQAHDWNSAMMDLGATLCGARAPKCEACPIAADCAAAPIDAAALESARRAHAKPRAGSTERFEESARFARGRIVDRLRDLPPGKKISMLDLARDVAGLLPRRSDDEIAALVSALHREGLVSLDQAGVGLRE from the coding sequence GTGACCCGACTGCAACGCCGTTTGCTGCGGTGGTATCGCAACTCCGGTCGTGCGGAACTCCCTTGGCGCACGACGCGCGATCCTTACTTCACGCTGGTGAGTGAATGCATGTTGCAGCAAACGCAAGTCGATCGCGTGGTGCCTGCATTCGTTGCGTTCATCGAGCGTTTTCCCACCTTAGCCGCGTTAGCGTCGGCGAGTACGGCCGACGTGCTGCGAATGTGGCGAGGCCTCGGATACAACTCGCGCGCGGTTCGTCTCCACGCCGTCGCGCAGGCGGTCGCCCGCGACTACCTGGGCGAGATGCCCTCAGACCCGAACGCGCTTCGCGCATTGCCGGGTATCGGGCCCTACACGGCCGCGGCGATCCGCGCGTTCGCATTCGATATCGACGACGCTCCGGTGGATACCAACATCAAGCGGATCGTGCATCGCCTGTTCTACGGCATCGAATACCCGATCCGTGCGCGCGAGCCGCAACTCGCGGCTCACGCGCAAGCGCTGGTTCCACCCGGCCAAGCCCACGACTGGAACTCGGCCATGATGGATTTGGGTGCGACGCTGTGCGGCGCCCGCGCGCCCAAGTGCGAAGCGTGCCCGATCGCCGCGGATTGCGCGGCGGCGCCGATCGACGCAGCGGCGTTGGAGAGCGCGCGGCGCGCGCATGCCAAACCTCGCGCCGGGAGCACGGAAAGATTCGAAGAGAGCGCCCGGTTTGCGCGCGGGCGCATCGTCGATCGCCTTCGCGATCTCCCGCCCGGGAAGAAGATTTCGATGCTCGATCTTGCGCGGGATGTGGCCGGCTTGCTGCCCCGGCGATCCGACGACGAGATCGCCGCATTGGTTTCGGCGTTGCATCGCGAGGGATTGGTGAGCTTAGATCAGGCCGGCGTCGGCTTGCGCGAGTGA
- a CDS encoding cysteine dioxygenase family protein, giving the protein MIADLRGALYEAMANYDFVEAMLHSIGRFGEYRDTMPFAAGAYTRTRLQRNAEFEIVAMLWAPGSRSPIHDHGDSRCWVVVLDGNLDVENFERLNDGTDAVADLRSFAPSRLTSGAIDRRSGPKELHRVSNSFERAAYSLQLYAAPLGAYTVVDDRGLTSLSLAQADAGLI; this is encoded by the coding sequence GTGATCGCCGATCTTCGCGGCGCTCTGTACGAGGCCATGGCCAATTACGACTTCGTCGAAGCGATGCTCCATAGTATCGGGCGTTTCGGCGAATACCGCGATACGATGCCGTTTGCGGCAGGCGCGTACACGCGAACGCGCTTGCAACGTAATGCCGAATTCGAAATCGTTGCAATGCTATGGGCACCCGGTTCCCGCAGCCCCATCCACGACCACGGAGACTCGCGCTGCTGGGTGGTCGTGTTGGACGGCAACCTCGACGTCGAGAACTTCGAACGGCTGAATGACGGCACCGATGCGGTGGCAGACCTGCGCAGCTTCGCGCCCTCGCGGCTCACGTCGGGAGCAATCGATCGCAGATCCGGCCCCAAGGAACTCCATCGCGTCAGCAATTCGTTCGAGCGCGCGGCGTACTCGCTACAACTCTACGCCGCGCCGCTGGGCGCCTATACGGTCGTCGACGATCGGGGCCTCACCAGCCTCTCACTCGCGCAAGCCGACGCCGGCCTGATCTAA
- a CDS encoding FAD/NAD(P)-binding protein has translation MKRTEALDSVIVGAGLAGTVVAASLAKTAPPSFRAMIFDAASPGPGTAYAPGSDRLLMNGPARAMSAVPEDPADLVRWLGPESDDRLIPRKLFGRYLAEQFDRALAAHPGIALSRNRIVDIERRGGGYVARDDAGQEFSAGSVVLALGNHEPNDAFLPRAVRADAGYVRDPWHFDASVLRGSAIALVGSGLTAMDIVALLEERGYDGTIHIISRRGLLPAVENVRARGLDPATLALDTGTPLSLLHTMRAAAAAREARGGDWREVAESIRKISPAIWEGWSSRQQRQFLEHLHSFWTAHRYRVPPQTAQAFERLRARNAIVRHRGRISAAHRERERLVLRIVNAEGTSAIGVTDIVNCTGPNGDYERSRNQLVVNLMRRGLLLADELHLGIEVSQDLRVLDRSGHAQPSMYALGPPTRGRWYETTAVPEIREQARRIAKCLITEHGIGALEAVS, from the coding sequence ATGAAACGAACGGAGGCCCTGGATTCCGTCATCGTCGGAGCCGGCCTCGCCGGCACCGTCGTTGCCGCGTCGCTTGCCAAGACAGCGCCGCCGTCGTTTCGCGCGATGATCTTCGATGCGGCTTCCCCCGGCCCGGGAACGGCATACGCTCCCGGCTCCGACCGTTTGCTTATGAACGGCCCGGCCAGGGCGATGAGCGCCGTACCGGAAGACCCGGCGGATCTGGTCCGCTGGCTCGGCCCTGAATCGGACGATCGCTTGATACCGCGCAAGCTCTTCGGGCGCTATTTGGCGGAGCAGTTCGATCGCGCGCTCGCAGCGCATCCCGGCATCGCGCTCTCGCGCAATCGCATCGTCGATATCGAGCGCCGCGGGGGAGGCTATGTCGCGCGTGACGACGCCGGGCAAGAATTCTCGGCCGGTTCGGTAGTCCTCGCGCTAGGCAACCACGAGCCGAACGATGCCTTCCTGCCGCGCGCGGTTCGAGCGGATGCCGGCTACGTGCGCGACCCGTGGCATTTCGACGCATCGGTACTGCGCGGGAGCGCCATCGCGCTGGTTGGAAGCGGTCTCACCGCAATGGATATCGTCGCGCTCTTGGAAGAGCGTGGCTACGACGGCACAATCCACATCATCTCGCGACGCGGGTTGCTCCCCGCCGTCGAGAACGTCCGCGCGCGCGGGCTCGATCCGGCTACGCTCGCGCTCGATACGGGCACCCCGCTCTCGCTATTACACACGATGCGCGCCGCGGCGGCAGCGCGAGAAGCGCGTGGCGGCGATTGGCGCGAAGTCGCCGAATCGATCCGCAAGATATCCCCGGCGATATGGGAAGGATGGAGCAGCCGCCAGCAGCGGCAATTTCTCGAGCATCTCCACTCATTCTGGACCGCGCATCGATATCGCGTGCCGCCTCAAACCGCGCAGGCATTCGAACGCCTCCGCGCACGTAACGCGATCGTACGCCATCGCGGGCGTATCTCGGCCGCTCATCGCGAGCGCGAACGTCTCGTCCTTCGCATCGTTAACGCCGAGGGCACGAGCGCGATCGGTGTCACCGACATCGTCAACTGCACCGGCCCAAACGGTGACTACGAACGCTCCCGTAATCAGCTCGTGGTCAACCTCATGCGCCGAGGCCTGCTGTTAGCCGACGAACTCCATTTGGGTATCGAGGTATCGCAAGATCTTCGCGTGCTCGACCGCTCCGGCCACGCTCAGCCGTCGATGTACGCGTTGGGGCCGCCGACCCGCGGCCGATGGTACGAGACGACGGCCGTTCCCGAGATTCGCGAGCAGGCCCGGCGTATCGCGAAATGCCTCATCACCGAGCATGGAATCGGCGCGTTGGAAGCCGTATCGTGA
- a CDS encoding tetratricopeptide repeat protein: MIGDAAVQNARGIQLRAAGNLHAAIAVFAQALERYPDVPELALNLAQTQYDAGDNDRAIAAFERALAIDPANVAAHMSLWELLQIKGTMTAALAHQRAALASQRLFSAVAPHQARSILLLCAPGDWQTNIPVDFLFDRSTTTAHKLYLVQGESPPSTLPKYDVLWNTIAESPAAMPYLQLAEAFMQRSAHPALNAPARVIATARMQLGRTLERVDCTVAPISEVTRAALARGQDAFPYPIIVRPVGSHAGLGLERVEAAGDIAAYLERTAGEAFFISPFIDYRSPDGLFRKYRVVFVDGEPYPVHLAISPRWMIHYYNAAMAENAWMRDEEGSFLEDLRRAFDGDKYEALQGIARAIGLEYFGIDCAIGPDGRVLVFEADPAMLVHSSDPIELYPYKHRFIPNIYRAVERMIDRRKAADT; this comes from the coding sequence ATGATCGGCGATGCAGCCGTGCAGAACGCACGCGGCATCCAACTGCGCGCGGCCGGAAATCTCCATGCGGCCATAGCCGTATTTGCGCAGGCCTTAGAACGCTATCCCGACGTCCCGGAACTCGCGCTCAATCTGGCGCAGACGCAGTACGATGCGGGCGATAACGATCGCGCGATCGCGGCGTTCGAACGAGCGCTCGCGATCGACCCGGCTAACGTTGCCGCACACATGAGCTTGTGGGAATTATTGCAGATCAAAGGCACGATGACTGCGGCGCTGGCCCATCAGCGAGCGGCGCTAGCATCGCAACGCCTCTTCTCGGCGGTCGCCCCGCATCAAGCGCGCAGCATCTTGCTTCTCTGCGCTCCGGGTGATTGGCAAACCAATATTCCGGTCGATTTTCTCTTCGATCGATCGACGACGACCGCGCACAAACTGTATCTCGTGCAAGGCGAATCGCCGCCGAGTACGCTCCCCAAGTACGACGTGCTTTGGAACACGATCGCCGAATCGCCCGCCGCAATGCCCTATCTGCAACTCGCCGAGGCCTTTATGCAGCGCTCGGCACATCCGGCGCTGAACGCCCCCGCGCGCGTGATCGCGACCGCGCGCATGCAACTGGGGCGCACCTTAGAACGCGTCGATTGCACCGTCGCACCGATCTCCGAGGTGACGCGCGCGGCGCTGGCGCGCGGGCAAGATGCGTTCCCATATCCGATTATCGTTCGTCCGGTAGGTTCGCACGCGGGGCTCGGGCTCGAACGGGTCGAGGCCGCCGGCGATATCGCCGCGTACCTCGAACGAACGGCGGGCGAAGCGTTTTTTATCAGCCCGTTCATCGACTATCGATCGCCCGACGGGCTTTTTCGCAAATATCGCGTCGTGTTCGTTGACGGCGAACCCTACCCGGTCCATCTGGCAATCTCGCCGCGTTGGATGATCCACTACTACAATGCCGCGATGGCGGAAAACGCTTGGATGCGCGATGAAGAGGGGTCGTTTTTGGAGGACCTTCGGCGGGCGTTCGATGGGGACAAATACGAGGCATTGCAAGGCATCGCCCGGGCGATCGGCTTGGAGTACTTCGGCATCGATTGCGCCATCGGTCCGGACGGGCGCGTGCTCGTATTCGAGGCGGACCCGGCGATGTTAGTGCACAGCAGCGACCCGATCGAACTCTATCCTTACAAACATCGCTTCATCCCGAACATCTATCGCGCGGTCGAGCGTATGATCGACCGGCGTAAAGCTGCCGATACCTAG